Genomic window (Sphingomonas japonica):
CGGTGCAGGCGGCGGCACCGGCGCGACTGTTCCGCTTTCACAAGCCGACCGGATTGCTGACGGCCGAGCGCGATCCCAAGGGGCGCCCGACCATCTACGACCGCATCCCGCGCGATCTGCCGCGGATGATGCCGGTCGGTCGCCTCGATCTCAACACCGAGGGGCTGTTGCTGATGACCACGGATGGCGAGCTGAAGCGCCAGCTCGAACTGCCCGCCACCGGCGTCGAACGCAGCTACCGGGCGCGCGCCTATGGTGAGATCAGCCAGGCACGGCTCGAAGACCTTATCGAGGGGATCGAGATCGAAGGTGTGCGCTACGGAGCGATCGACGCCAACCTCGAACGCCGCACCGGCGCCAATGTCTGGATCGAACTGACCCTGACCGAAGGCAAGAACCGCGAAGTGCGGCGCGTGCTCGAACATCTGGGGCTCAAGGTGTCGCGGCTGATCCGCACACGCTACGGGCCTTTCGTTCTGGGCGACCTGCCGCTGGGTCAGGTTGACGAGATCCGCCAGAACGATCTTGTCACCTTCCGCAAGTCGCTAGAGCAACCCGCAGCAAAGCGCCGCGACCTGCGCATCACCGAAACCGTCGCGCCGCGCCCTGCACCAGTGGAACCCAAGCCCTCGGCTCAGCCCGCACCGCGCATGCGCGGCGATCGCGCCGCCGCCTTCAAGGCCCGCGTCGCCTATGACGCAGCCCCCGCCCCCACCGAGCGCAAGCCGCCAGTGCGCAAGAGGCGCCCGGACGAACGCATCGAGACCCGCCGCGCCGATCTCGCCCCGCGCGACGATCAGCCTCGCCGCAAGGGCAAGGTCGGCTCGGCCCCGGCCCCATCCAAGCGCCCGCCGCGCACTCCCGCCGTACCTGCCCAAGACACCGCAACCAAGCGCCCCGCTTCACCCCGCAAGCGTCCCGGGCCGCGCCCGCCGCGGCCGGGCCGGACGCGCAAATGAGGATCATCGCCGGCGCGTGGCGCGGTCGCCCGCTGGTCGCGCCCAAGGGCCAGGCCACGCGACCGACCGCCGACCGCACCCGCGAAGCACTGTTTTCCATGCTGGTCAGCCGTCTCGGGACGCTTGAGGGCCTCGCCGTCGCGGACCTGTTTGCCGGATCGGGCGCGCTCGGCCTCGAAGCCCTGTCGCGCGGGGCGGCATCGTGCCTGTTCGTGGAGCAGGATCGCGCCGCGCTCGACGCGCTCAGGACCAATGTCGCGAAGCTCGGCGCCATCGCTGCCGACATTCGCGCGCAGTCGGTGCTGGCGCTCGGCCCGGCGACCAGGCCGCTCGACCTGATCCTGATGGACCCGCCCTATGGCACCGGCGCAGGCAGCGTGGCTCTTGAACGGATGGCCCGTCTCGGCTGGACCGGGCCGGGCACGTGGGTCAGCATCGAGACCGGCGCTCGCGAAGAGGCTGGTGCAGGTGGTTTCGAGACGGAAACGTCCCGCATCGTAGGAAAGGCAAGGCTGACCTTGCTGCGTCCGGTCTAGAGGAAGCGGCGCAACCGCACCTCCGCGGTCCTCCGTTTCCCGCCACGTTCGACCGTGAGCGGCACGACGGTATCGGGGTCCTGGCTGATCGCCCGGATCACCTGCGCCACCGGCATGCCGACGATCCGATCGCCTTCCGCGATCCCCGCCTCGGCAGCAGGGCTGCGCGCACCGACCGCGCGCACCACCACGGAGTCACCCTTGGCATCGACCCACATTCCCGACAGCCCGTATCGCTCCTCATACGCGGGCTGGCGATTGGGCATCGCCCAGAGTGTCCGGGCTTTGGTATCGGTCGACAGGTTCATCCGCTGCAGGATGTCGAGGCCGATGATTCCATCGAAGCCGTTGCCGCCGCGCGAACCGGGCTGATGCAACTGGACGAGCGGGCGTTCGAACCGCAAGGGGCCGATCGCGATGGCTTCGGCGCGGACCAGCCGCCCCAGCGGCGCGGCGCCACCGATCCCGAAAGGACGGATCACCGCCTGCGGCATGTTGGCATCCCACAGTCCGCTGGCTCTCGCCGCGGGTCCGAACAGGTTGATCGCCTTGGGCGCCCCGGTATCGAGGAGGAACCGCAGGGTGCGCCCACCGAGCACGCCCTCAGCGATGATCTTCGGAGATCCCTCGCGCGCAGCGGGAGCAGTGATCTTCGCCGGCAGCTTCACGAACCCCGCGCGGTCCGGGCGTCCTTCCGGCCATAGCCGCCATTCACCCGCATCGAAATCGAGATCGCTATCAACGACCGTGAACACGCCTGCCGCCAACGTCCCCTGGACGCCGGCACCGAACCGGGGATCGCGCAGCCCGCCAAAGGTCACGTCGCGCTGGCGCACCGCGCCGCCGAAGACTACTTCGGGCGCGCGGTAGAGGGTCATGTTCTCCAACCCGCCCAATCCGCGCATACCGATGCCGCCAAGCGACCGTAGCTTGAGTTCACGCGCCAGTCTCTCGTCGATCAGGCTGTGAAACCCGCCCGTATCGATCAGGAACGCATGGGGTGGACCGTCGCGAAACTGCACGTCGATCAGTGCGCGGCGCTGTGCGACCCGCATATTAGCAATGATCGGCGCCTGGCGTGCCGCCGCCAGAGGGATCCCTGCAACCGGCGTAATCGCCAATGTTCGCAATATCATGCGACGATCGACTGTAGCCATGGCACGGCTGATGCGACAGCCCGCCTGGCAATGCAATTGCGACAGCGGCGATGCGACGGGATCATGCGACAGCTTGCCCCGACTCGCAGCGTTCCCTACCTGTTCACCGATGTCGCTTCCCGCACCCAGCCCCGATGATCCGCCGTACCTGCGCGGCCTCAATGCCCCGCAGCGTGAAGCGGTGCTGACCACCGACGGCCCGGTGCTGGTGCTGGCCGGCGCGGGCACCGGCAAGACGGCGGCGCTCACTGCCCGGCTCGCGCACCTGCTGTACACGCGCAAGGCCTATCCTTCCGAGATCCTGTCGGTCACCTTCACCAACAAGGCCGCGCGCGAGATGCGCGAGCGCGTCGGGCGGCTGGTCGGCGATGTGGTCGAGGGCATGCCGTGGCTTGGCACCTTCCATGCGATCGGCGCCAGGATGCTGCGCCGCCATGCCGAGCTGGTGGGCCTGCAATCCAATTTCACCATCCTCGACACGGACGATCAGCTTCGCCTGCTCAAGCAACTGATCGTCGCCGCCGACATCGACGAGAAACGCTTTCCCGCGCGTGCGCTGGGTGGCCTGATCGACGGCTGGAAGAACAAGGGGATGACCCCCGCAGATCTCGACGCGGGCGAGTCCGAGCTCTACGCGAACGGTCGCGGACAGGAACTCTACGCCGCGTATCAAGCGCGGTTGAAGGCACTGAATGCCTGCGATTTCGGCGACCTGCTGCTCCACGTCCTCGTCATCCTGCGTTCGCATCGCGAGGTGCTCGAACAGTATCAGAACCGCTTCCGCTACATCATGGTCGACGAGTATCAGGACACCAACAGCGTCCAGTATCTCTGGCTCCGCCTGCTCGCGCA
Coding sequences:
- the rsmD gene encoding 16S rRNA (guanine(966)-N(2))-methyltransferase RsmD; translation: MRIIAGAWRGRPLVAPKGQATRPTADRTREALFSMLVSRLGTLEGLAVADLFAGSGALGLEALSRGAASCLFVEQDRAALDALRTNVAKLGAIAADIRAQSVLALGPATRPLDLILMDPPYGTGAGSVALERMARLGWTGPGTWVSIETGAREEAGAGGFETETSRIVGKARLTLLRPV
- a CDS encoding aspartyl protease family protein codes for the protein MATVDRRMILRTLAITPVAGIPLAAARQAPIIANMRVAQRRALIDVQFRDGPPHAFLIDTGGFHSLIDERLARELKLRSLGGIGMRGLGGLENMTLYRAPEVVFGGAVRQRDVTFGGLRDPRFGAGVQGTLAAGVFTVVDSDLDFDAGEWRLWPEGRPDRAGFVKLPAKITAPAAREGSPKIIAEGVLGGRTLRFLLDTGAPKAINLFGPAARASGLWDANMPQAVIRPFGIGGAAPLGRLVRAEAIAIGPLRFERPLVQLHQPGSRGGNGFDGIIGLDILQRMNLSTDTKARTLWAMPNRQPAYEERYGLSGMWVDAKGDSVVVRAVGARSPAAEAGIAEGDRIVGMPVAQVIRAISQDPDTVVPLTVERGGKRRTAEVRLRRFL
- a CDS encoding pseudouridine synthase codes for the protein MASRREIERMIAERRIAIDGVPLETPATVLSSLRGVTVDGEPVQAAAPARLFRFHKPTGLLTAERDPKGRPTIYDRIPRDLPRMMPVGRLDLNTEGLLLMTTDGELKRQLELPATGVERSYRARAYGEISQARLEDLIEGIEIEGVRYGAIDANLERRTGANVWIELTLTEGKNREVRRVLEHLGLKVSRLIRTRYGPFVLGDLPLGQVDEIRQNDLVTFRKSLEQPAAKRRDLRITETVAPRPAPVEPKPSAQPAPRMRGDRAAAFKARVAYDAAPAPTERKPPVRKRRPDERIETRRADLAPRDDQPRRKGKVGSAPAPSKRPPRTPAVPAQDTATKRPASPRKRPGPRPPRPGRTRK